The following are encoded in a window of Fusarium oxysporum f. sp. lycopersici 4287 chromosome 5, whole genome shotgun sequence genomic DNA:
- a CDS encoding DNA topoisomerase I, whose product MSYSSDDDRPLARANGHRLSSSKISRAEDDALDQPVPKQAAKMAGLSVRNGPLEDAMDIDEPATNGASKRKSRTSISKVNYKDDESSDDAAPLAKRQKKQASRVPESDSDDEPIARARGKKLPPSYDETALPESSGDDDEPLSVKLAQKKRDMEKEAEKQAKVIRAKERTKKPATKKAVKDESDDDVPLAKSSASKRRSNGTAAKRKSNGVKKEESDSDAPISKKAKAKPTSSAKKAVKAESKKASESEDEEEYAWWNAPKKENDDIKWTTLEHNGVLFPPDYEPLPKDVKMLYDGQPVTLAPEVEEVATFWVAMMTPASSHHLENPVFRKNFFEDFKEYCDKYGVTDAQGKKVAVKSLEKCNFDKIYAYWSEKVEQNKSKNMTKEEREAAKAKKDALEAPFTHCLWDGRKQKVGNFRVEPPSLFRGRGEHPKTGKVKQRVQPEQITINIGKGAKVPEPPKGHKWKAVQHDQKATWLAMWQENINQNYKYVMLGADSDIKGQSDFKKFEKARELKKHIDKIRKDYTKELKSEVMADRQRATAMYLIDKMALRAGNEKDTENEADTVGCCSLKYEHITLEPPNKVTFDFLGKDSIPYRETAIVEPQVFKNLKLFKKAPKTTGDDLFDRLNVSFFSFLFFPCPLYKKLVADGIIDLSVE is encoded by the exons ATGAGTTACAGCTCTGACGACGATCGCCCTCTTGCGAGGGCCAACGGCCATAGAC TCTCCTCGTCTAAGATTTCTCGTGCCgaagatgatgctctggATCAGCCAGTGCCCAAGCAGGCTGCTAAGATGGCTGGTCTGTCGGTTCGCAATGGTCCTCTTGAAGACGCAATGGACATCGATGAACCGGCTACCAACGGAGCTAGCAAACGTAAATCGCGTACCTCTATCAGCAAGGTCAACTACAAGGACGATGAGTCTAGTGATGATGCTGCCCCTCTG GCCAAGCGGCAAAAGAAGCAAGCCAGCAGAGTTCCCGAATCCGACTCCGACGATGAACCCATCGCAAGGGCCCGAGGAAAGAAACTTCCCCCTTCCTACGACGAGACTGCTTTGCCCGAGTCCTCtggcgacgatgacgagCCCCTTAGTGTGAAGCTCGCGCAAAAGAAGCGTGACatggagaaggaagctgagAAGCAAGCCAAGGTGATCCGAGCCAAAGAAAGAACCAAGAAGCCTGCGACAAAGAAAGCTGTCAAGGATGAGTCCGACGACGATGTTCCACTTGCAAAATCCTCAGCGAGTAAGCGTCGATCTAACGGTACTGCTGCGAAGCGGAAGTCGAATGGTGTCAAGAAAGAGGAGTCAGATTCGGATGCGCCTATctccaagaaggccaaggctaaACCCACCTCATctgccaagaaggccgtCAAGGCAGAATCCAAGAAGGCCAGCGAGAgtgaggacgaagaggagtATGCTTGGTGGAACGCACCAAAGAAGGAAAACGACGATATCAAGTGGACAACTCTTGAGCACAATGGCGTTCTTTTCCCACCTGATTACGAGCCTTTGCCCAAGGACGTCAAGATGCTCTACGATGGACAACCAGTTACTCTTGCTCccgaggttgaggaggttgcCACCTTTTGGGTTGCCATGATGACTCCTGCATCCTCCCATCACCTAGAGAACCCTGTTTTCCGCAAAAACTTCTTTGAAGATTTTAAAGAATACTGCGACAAGTACGGTGTTACAGATGCGCAGGGAAAGAAGGTCGCTGTCAAATCGCTTGAAAAGTGCAACTTCGACAAAATTTACGCATATTGGAGCGAGAAGGTCGAACAGAACAAGTCCAAAAACATGACCAAGGAAGAGAGGGAGGCTGcaaaggcgaagaaggatgCCCTCGAAGCCCCCTTCACTCACTGTTTATGGGATGGTAGAAAGCAGAAGGTTGGCAACTTCAGAGTCGAACCTCCCAGCTTGTTCCGTGGACGTGGTGAACATCCCAAAACCGGTAAAGTCAAGCAGCGTGTCCAACCCGAACaaatcaccatcaacatcggCAAGGGTGCCAAGGTCCCAGAGCCTCCCAAGGGACACAAGTGGAAAGCTGTGCAGCACGACCAAAAGGCAACCTGGTTAGCCATGTGGCAGGAGAATATCAACCAAAACTACAAGTATGTGATGCTTGGAGCTGATAGCGATATCAAAGGTCAGAGTGACTTCAAGAAGTTTGAGAAGGCCCGGGAACTCAAAAAGCACATTGACAAGATTCGCAAGGACTACACCAAGGAGCTTAAGAGTGAAGTGATGGCAGATCGTCAACGAGCCACCGCCATGTATCTGATCGACAAAATGGCACTTCGAGCTGGTAACGAGAAAGACACAGAAAACGAGGCCGACACTGTGGGTTGTTGCTCTCTCAAGTACGAGCATATCACACTTGAGCCTCCTAACAAGGTTACATTCGATTTCCTCGGAAAGGACAGTATTCCATATAGAGAGACTGCCATTGTTGAGCCTCAGGTCTTTAAGAACCTCAAGCTTTTCAAGAAGGCGCCCAAGACTACGGGAGATGATCTCTTCGACCGCCTCAACGTcagtttcttttcttttctttttttcccctGTCCGTTGTATAAGAAGTTAGTTGCTGACGGAATTATAGACCTCTCAGTTGAATAG
- a CDS encoding DNA topoisomerase I, which translates to MSYSSDDDRPLARANGHRLSSSKISRAEDDALDQPVPKQAAKMAGLSVRNGPLEDAMDIDEPATNGASKRKSRTSISKVNYKDDESSDDAAPLAKRQKKQASRVPESDSDDEPIARARGKKLPPSYDETALPESSGDDDEPLSVKLAQKKRDMEKEAEKQAKVIRAKERTKKPATKKAVKDESDDDVPLAKSSASKRRSNGTAAKRKSNGVKKEESDSDAPISKKAKAKPTSSAKKAVKAESKKASESEDEEEYAWWNAPKKENDDIKWTTLEHNGVLFPPDYEPLPKDVKMLYDGQPVTLAPEVEEVATFWVAMMTPASSHHLENPVFRKNFFEDFKEYCDKYGVTDAQGKKVAVKSLEKCNFDKIYAYWSEKVEQNKSKNMTKEEREAAKAKKDALEAPFTHCLWDGRKQKVGNFRVEPPSLFRGRGEHPKTGKVKQRVQPEQITINIGKGAKVPEPPKGHKWKAVQHDQKATWLAMWQENINQNYKYVMLGADSDIKGQSDFKKFEKARELKKHIDKIRKDYTKELKSEVMADRQRATAMYLIDKMALRAGNEKDTENEADTVGCCSLKYEHITLEPPNKVTFDFLGKDSIPYRETAIVEPQVFKNLKLFKKAPKTTGDDLFDRLNTSQLNRHLTGYMKGLTAKVFRTYNASWTMSELLRKLASDPRSRGTVAEKVKLYNDCNREVAVLCNHKRTVGAGHEQQMAKLGDRVSLTCA; encoded by the exons ATGAGTTACAGCTCTGACGACGATCGCCCTCTTGCGAGGGCCAACGGCCATAGAC TCTCCTCGTCTAAGATTTCTCGTGCCgaagatgatgctctggATCAGCCAGTGCCCAAGCAGGCTGCTAAGATGGCTGGTCTGTCGGTTCGCAATGGTCCTCTTGAAGACGCAATGGACATCGATGAACCGGCTACCAACGGAGCTAGCAAACGTAAATCGCGTACCTCTATCAGCAAGGTCAACTACAAGGACGATGAGTCTAGTGATGATGCTGCCCCTCTG GCCAAGCGGCAAAAGAAGCAAGCCAGCAGAGTTCCCGAATCCGACTCCGACGATGAACCCATCGCAAGGGCCCGAGGAAAGAAACTTCCCCCTTCCTACGACGAGACTGCTTTGCCCGAGTCCTCtggcgacgatgacgagCCCCTTAGTGTGAAGCTCGCGCAAAAGAAGCGTGACatggagaaggaagctgagAAGCAAGCCAAGGTGATCCGAGCCAAAGAAAGAACCAAGAAGCCTGCGACAAAGAAAGCTGTCAAGGATGAGTCCGACGACGATGTTCCACTTGCAAAATCCTCAGCGAGTAAGCGTCGATCTAACGGTACTGCTGCGAAGCGGAAGTCGAATGGTGTCAAGAAAGAGGAGTCAGATTCGGATGCGCCTATctccaagaaggccaaggctaaACCCACCTCATctgccaagaaggccgtCAAGGCAGAATCCAAGAAGGCCAGCGAGAgtgaggacgaagaggagtATGCTTGGTGGAACGCACCAAAGAAGGAAAACGACGATATCAAGTGGACAACTCTTGAGCACAATGGCGTTCTTTTCCCACCTGATTACGAGCCTTTGCCCAAGGACGTCAAGATGCTCTACGATGGACAACCAGTTACTCTTGCTCccgaggttgaggaggttgcCACCTTTTGGGTTGCCATGATGACTCCTGCATCCTCCCATCACCTAGAGAACCCTGTTTTCCGCAAAAACTTCTTTGAAGATTTTAAAGAATACTGCGACAAGTACGGTGTTACAGATGCGCAGGGAAAGAAGGTCGCTGTCAAATCGCTTGAAAAGTGCAACTTCGACAAAATTTACGCATATTGGAGCGAGAAGGTCGAACAGAACAAGTCCAAAAACATGACCAAGGAAGAGAGGGAGGCTGcaaaggcgaagaaggatgCCCTCGAAGCCCCCTTCACTCACTGTTTATGGGATGGTAGAAAGCAGAAGGTTGGCAACTTCAGAGTCGAACCTCCCAGCTTGTTCCGTGGACGTGGTGAACATCCCAAAACCGGTAAAGTCAAGCAGCGTGTCCAACCCGAACaaatcaccatcaacatcggCAAGGGTGCCAAGGTCCCAGAGCCTCCCAAGGGACACAAGTGGAAAGCTGTGCAGCACGACCAAAAGGCAACCTGGTTAGCCATGTGGCAGGAGAATATCAACCAAAACTACAAGTATGTGATGCTTGGAGCTGATAGCGATATCAAAGGTCAGAGTGACTTCAAGAAGTTTGAGAAGGCCCGGGAACTCAAAAAGCACATTGACAAGATTCGCAAGGACTACACCAAGGAGCTTAAGAGTGAAGTGATGGCAGATCGTCAACGAGCCACCGCCATGTATCTGATCGACAAAATGGCACTTCGAGCTGGTAACGAGAAAGACACAGAAAACGAGGCCGACACTGTGGGTTGTTGCTCTCTCAAGTACGAGCATATCACACTTGAGCCTCCTAACAAGGTTACATTCGATTTCCTCGGAAAGGACAGTATTCCATATAGAGAGACTGCCATTGTTGAGCCTCAGGTCTTTAAGAACCTCAAGCTTTTCAAGAAGGCGCCCAAGACTACGGGAGATGATCTCTTCGACCGCCTCAAC ACCTCTCAGTTGAATAGGCATTTGACCGGCTACATGAAGGGTCTGACCGCCAAGGTTTTCCGTACTTACAACGCTTCCTGGACAATGTCAGAACTGCTCAGGAAGCTCGCTTCGGATCCTCGCTCTCGCGGCACAGTTGCTGAAAAGGTAAAGTTGTACAATGACTGCAACCGCGAGGTTGCCGTTCTGTGCAACCATAAGCGAACCGTTGGTGCTGGGCACGAGCAGCAAATGGCCAAGCTTGGTGACAGGGTAAGTCTGACTTGTGCCTAA
- a CDS encoding DNA topoisomerase I → MSYSSDDDRPLARANGHRLSSSKISRAEDDALDQPVPKQAAKMAGLSVRNGPLEDAMDIDEPATNGASKRKSRTSISKVNYKDDESSDDAAPLAKRQKKQASRVPESDSDDEPIARARGKKLPPSYDETALPESSGDDDEPLSVKLAQKKRDMEKEAEKQAKVIRAKERTKKPATKKAVKDESDDDVPLAKSSASKRRSNGTAAKRKSNGVKKEESDSDAPISKKAKAKPTSSAKKAVKAESKKASESEDEEEYAWWNAPKKENDDIKWTTLEHNGVLFPPDYEPLPKDVKMLYDGQPVTLAPEVEEVATFWVAMMTPASSHHLENPVFRKNFFEDFKEYCDKYGVTDAQGKKVAVKSLEKCNFDKIYAYWSEKVEQNKSKNMTKEEREAAKAKKDALEAPFTHCLWDGRKQKVGNFRVEPPSLFRGRGEHPKTGKVKQRVQPEQITINIGKGAKVPEPPKGHKWKAVQHDQKATWLAMWQENINQNYKYVMLGADSDIKGQSDFKKFEKARELKKHIDKIRKDYTKELKSEVMADRQRATAMYLIDKMALRAGNEKDTENEADTVGCCSLKYEHITLEPPNKVTFDFLGKDSIPYRETAIVEPQVFKNLKLFKKAPKTTGDDLFDRLNTSQLNRHLTGYMKGLTAKVFRTYNASWTMSELLRKLASDPRSRGTVAEKVKLYNDCNREVAVLCNHKRTVGAGHEQQMAKLGDRIKGLRYQQWRTKMMILDIESGYKKKKGAAWFERDEDLDDEWVKEHQQFLLEEQRTKITKKFEKDNEKRKADKEKPLPEKELKERLQAVKEMEAKFKKENKTKKVEAEGRGVTVDKLLKAVDKFDERIKTLELQAQDRDGNKEVALGTSKIVSTTENPLKIFD, encoded by the exons ATGAGTTACAGCTCTGACGACGATCGCCCTCTTGCGAGGGCCAACGGCCATAGAC TCTCCTCGTCTAAGATTTCTCGTGCCgaagatgatgctctggATCAGCCAGTGCCCAAGCAGGCTGCTAAGATGGCTGGTCTGTCGGTTCGCAATGGTCCTCTTGAAGACGCAATGGACATCGATGAACCGGCTACCAACGGAGCTAGCAAACGTAAATCGCGTACCTCTATCAGCAAGGTCAACTACAAGGACGATGAGTCTAGTGATGATGCTGCCCCTCTG GCCAAGCGGCAAAAGAAGCAAGCCAGCAGAGTTCCCGAATCCGACTCCGACGATGAACCCATCGCAAGGGCCCGAGGAAAGAAACTTCCCCCTTCCTACGACGAGACTGCTTTGCCCGAGTCCTCtggcgacgatgacgagCCCCTTAGTGTGAAGCTCGCGCAAAAGAAGCGTGACatggagaaggaagctgagAAGCAAGCCAAGGTGATCCGAGCCAAAGAAAGAACCAAGAAGCCTGCGACAAAGAAAGCTGTCAAGGATGAGTCCGACGACGATGTTCCACTTGCAAAATCCTCAGCGAGTAAGCGTCGATCTAACGGTACTGCTGCGAAGCGGAAGTCGAATGGTGTCAAGAAAGAGGAGTCAGATTCGGATGCGCCTATctccaagaaggccaaggctaaACCCACCTCATctgccaagaaggccgtCAAGGCAGAATCCAAGAAGGCCAGCGAGAgtgaggacgaagaggagtATGCTTGGTGGAACGCACCAAAGAAGGAAAACGACGATATCAAGTGGACAACTCTTGAGCACAATGGCGTTCTTTTCCCACCTGATTACGAGCCTTTGCCCAAGGACGTCAAGATGCTCTACGATGGACAACCAGTTACTCTTGCTCccgaggttgaggaggttgcCACCTTTTGGGTTGCCATGATGACTCCTGCATCCTCCCATCACCTAGAGAACCCTGTTTTCCGCAAAAACTTCTTTGAAGATTTTAAAGAATACTGCGACAAGTACGGTGTTACAGATGCGCAGGGAAAGAAGGTCGCTGTCAAATCGCTTGAAAAGTGCAACTTCGACAAAATTTACGCATATTGGAGCGAGAAGGTCGAACAGAACAAGTCCAAAAACATGACCAAGGAAGAGAGGGAGGCTGcaaaggcgaagaaggatgCCCTCGAAGCCCCCTTCACTCACTGTTTATGGGATGGTAGAAAGCAGAAGGTTGGCAACTTCAGAGTCGAACCTCCCAGCTTGTTCCGTGGACGTGGTGAACATCCCAAAACCGGTAAAGTCAAGCAGCGTGTCCAACCCGAACaaatcaccatcaacatcggCAAGGGTGCCAAGGTCCCAGAGCCTCCCAAGGGACACAAGTGGAAAGCTGTGCAGCACGACCAAAAGGCAACCTGGTTAGCCATGTGGCAGGAGAATATCAACCAAAACTACAAGTATGTGATGCTTGGAGCTGATAGCGATATCAAAGGTCAGAGTGACTTCAAGAAGTTTGAGAAGGCCCGGGAACTCAAAAAGCACATTGACAAGATTCGCAAGGACTACACCAAGGAGCTTAAGAGTGAAGTGATGGCAGATCGTCAACGAGCCACCGCCATGTATCTGATCGACAAAATGGCACTTCGAGCTGGTAACGAGAAAGACACAGAAAACGAGGCCGACACTGTGGGTTGTTGCTCTCTCAAGTACGAGCATATCACACTTGAGCCTCCTAACAAGGTTACATTCGATTTCCTCGGAAAGGACAGTATTCCATATAGAGAGACTGCCATTGTTGAGCCTCAGGTCTTTAAGAACCTCAAGCTTTTCAAGAAGGCGCCCAAGACTACGGGAGATGATCTCTTCGACCGCCTCAAC ACCTCTCAGTTGAATAGGCATTTGACCGGCTACATGAAGGGTCTGACCGCCAAGGTTTTCCGTACTTACAACGCTTCCTGGACAATGTCAGAACTGCTCAGGAAGCTCGCTTCGGATCCTCGCTCTCGCGGCACAGTTGCTGAAAAGGTAAAGTTGTACAATGACTGCAACCGCGAGGTTGCCGTTCTGTGCAACCATAAGCGAACCGTTGGTGCTGGGCACGAGCAGCAAATGGCCAAGCTTGGTGACAGG ATTAAAGGCCTCCGCTACCAGCAATGGCGAACAAAGATGATGATTCTCGATATTGAATCTGGttacaagaagaagaagggtgcCGCCTGGTTCGAGAGGGATGAGGACTTAGATGACGAGTGGGTCAAGGAGCACCAGCAATTCTTACTTGAGGAGCAGCGTACAAAGATCACCAAGAAATTCGAGAAGGACAACGAAAAGCGCAAGGCGGACAAAGAAAAGCCTCTCCCCGAGAAGGAGCTCAAAGAACGTCTTCAGGCTGTCAAGGAGATGGAGGCCAAGTTCAAAAAAgagaacaagaccaagaaggtcGAGGCTGAAGGCAGAGGCGTTACTGTCGACAAGCTTCTAAAGGCTGTGGACAAGTTTGATGAGCGCATCAAGACACTGGAGCTTCAGGCCCAGGATCGTGATGGCAACAAGGAGGTAGCCCTCGGCACCTCCAAGATCGTGAGTACCACTGAAAACCCGTTGAAGATCTTTGACTGA
- a CDS encoding DNA topoisomerase I, whose product MSYSSDDDRPLARANGHRLSSSKISRAEDDALDQPVPKQAAKMAGLSVRNGPLEDAMDIDEPATNGASKRKSRTSISKVNYKDDESSDDAAPLAKRQKKQASRVPESDSDDEPIARARGKKLPPSYDETALPESSGDDDEPLSVKLAQKKRDMEKEAEKQAKVIRAKERTKKPATKKAVKDESDDDVPLAKSSASKRRSNGTAAKRKSNGVKKEESDSDAPISKKAKAKPTSSAKKAVKAESKKASESEDEEEYAWWNAPKKENDDIKWTTLEHNGVLFPPDYEPLPKDVKMLYDGQPVTLAPEVEEVATFWVAMMTPASSHHLENPVFRKNFFEDFKEYCDKYGVTDAQGKKVAVKSLEKCNFDKIYAYWSEKVEQNKSKNMTKEEREAAKAKKDALEAPFTHCLWDGRKQKVGNFRVEPPSLFRGRGEHPKTGKVKQRVQPEQITINIGKGAKVPEPPKGHKWKAVQHDQKATWLAMWQENINQNYKYVMLGADSDIKGQSDFKKFEKARELKKHIDKIRKDYTKELKSEVMADRQRATAMYLIDKMALRAGNEKDTENEADTVGCCSLKYEHITLEPPNKVTFDFLGKDSIPYRETAIVEPQVFKNLKLFKKAPKTTGDDLFDRLNTSQLNRHLTGYMKGLTAKVFRTYNASWTMSELLRKLASDPRSRGTVAEKVKLYNDCNREVAVLCNHKRTVGAGHEQQMAKLGDRIKGLRYQQWRTKMMILDIESGYKKKKGAAWFERDEDLDDEWVKEHQQFLLEEQRTKITKKFEKDNEKRKADKEKPLPEKELKERLQAVKEMEAKFKKENKTKKVEAEGRGVTVDKLLKAVDKFDERIKTLELQAQDRDGNKEVALGTSKINYIDPRLTVVFSKKFDVPIEKFFSKTLRDKFRWAIKSVEDEDDWTF is encoded by the exons ATGAGTTACAGCTCTGACGACGATCGCCCTCTTGCGAGGGCCAACGGCCATAGAC TCTCCTCGTCTAAGATTTCTCGTGCCgaagatgatgctctggATCAGCCAGTGCCCAAGCAGGCTGCTAAGATGGCTGGTCTGTCGGTTCGCAATGGTCCTCTTGAAGACGCAATGGACATCGATGAACCGGCTACCAACGGAGCTAGCAAACGTAAATCGCGTACCTCTATCAGCAAGGTCAACTACAAGGACGATGAGTCTAGTGATGATGCTGCCCCTCTG GCCAAGCGGCAAAAGAAGCAAGCCAGCAGAGTTCCCGAATCCGACTCCGACGATGAACCCATCGCAAGGGCCCGAGGAAAGAAACTTCCCCCTTCCTACGACGAGACTGCTTTGCCCGAGTCCTCtggcgacgatgacgagCCCCTTAGTGTGAAGCTCGCGCAAAAGAAGCGTGACatggagaaggaagctgagAAGCAAGCCAAGGTGATCCGAGCCAAAGAAAGAACCAAGAAGCCTGCGACAAAGAAAGCTGTCAAGGATGAGTCCGACGACGATGTTCCACTTGCAAAATCCTCAGCGAGTAAGCGTCGATCTAACGGTACTGCTGCGAAGCGGAAGTCGAATGGTGTCAAGAAAGAGGAGTCAGATTCGGATGCGCCTATctccaagaaggccaaggctaaACCCACCTCATctgccaagaaggccgtCAAGGCAGAATCCAAGAAGGCCAGCGAGAgtgaggacgaagaggagtATGCTTGGTGGAACGCACCAAAGAAGGAAAACGACGATATCAAGTGGACAACTCTTGAGCACAATGGCGTTCTTTTCCCACCTGATTACGAGCCTTTGCCCAAGGACGTCAAGATGCTCTACGATGGACAACCAGTTACTCTTGCTCccgaggttgaggaggttgcCACCTTTTGGGTTGCCATGATGACTCCTGCATCCTCCCATCACCTAGAGAACCCTGTTTTCCGCAAAAACTTCTTTGAAGATTTTAAAGAATACTGCGACAAGTACGGTGTTACAGATGCGCAGGGAAAGAAGGTCGCTGTCAAATCGCTTGAAAAGTGCAACTTCGACAAAATTTACGCATATTGGAGCGAGAAGGTCGAACAGAACAAGTCCAAAAACATGACCAAGGAAGAGAGGGAGGCTGcaaaggcgaagaaggatgCCCTCGAAGCCCCCTTCACTCACTGTTTATGGGATGGTAGAAAGCAGAAGGTTGGCAACTTCAGAGTCGAACCTCCCAGCTTGTTCCGTGGACGTGGTGAACATCCCAAAACCGGTAAAGTCAAGCAGCGTGTCCAACCCGAACaaatcaccatcaacatcggCAAGGGTGCCAAGGTCCCAGAGCCTCCCAAGGGACACAAGTGGAAAGCTGTGCAGCACGACCAAAAGGCAACCTGGTTAGCCATGTGGCAGGAGAATATCAACCAAAACTACAAGTATGTGATGCTTGGAGCTGATAGCGATATCAAAGGTCAGAGTGACTTCAAGAAGTTTGAGAAGGCCCGGGAACTCAAAAAGCACATTGACAAGATTCGCAAGGACTACACCAAGGAGCTTAAGAGTGAAGTGATGGCAGATCGTCAACGAGCCACCGCCATGTATCTGATCGACAAAATGGCACTTCGAGCTGGTAACGAGAAAGACACAGAAAACGAGGCCGACACTGTGGGTTGTTGCTCTCTCAAGTACGAGCATATCACACTTGAGCCTCCTAACAAGGTTACATTCGATTTCCTCGGAAAGGACAGTATTCCATATAGAGAGACTGCCATTGTTGAGCCTCAGGTCTTTAAGAACCTCAAGCTTTTCAAGAAGGCGCCCAAGACTACGGGAGATGATCTCTTCGACCGCCTCAAC ACCTCTCAGTTGAATAGGCATTTGACCGGCTACATGAAGGGTCTGACCGCCAAGGTTTTCCGTACTTACAACGCTTCCTGGACAATGTCAGAACTGCTCAGGAAGCTCGCTTCGGATCCTCGCTCTCGCGGCACAGTTGCTGAAAAGGTAAAGTTGTACAATGACTGCAACCGCGAGGTTGCCGTTCTGTGCAACCATAAGCGAACCGTTGGTGCTGGGCACGAGCAGCAAATGGCCAAGCTTGGTGACAGG ATTAAAGGCCTCCGCTACCAGCAATGGCGAACAAAGATGATGATTCTCGATATTGAATCTGGttacaagaagaagaagggtgcCGCCTGGTTCGAGAGGGATGAGGACTTAGATGACGAGTGGGTCAAGGAGCACCAGCAATTCTTACTTGAGGAGCAGCGTACAAAGATCACCAAGAAATTCGAGAAGGACAACGAAAAGCGCAAGGCGGACAAAGAAAAGCCTCTCCCCGAGAAGGAGCTCAAAGAACGTCTTCAGGCTGTCAAGGAGATGGAGGCCAAGTTCAAAAAAgagaacaagaccaagaaggtcGAGGCTGAAGGCAGAGGCGTTACTGTCGACAAGCTTCTAAAGGCTGTGGACAAGTTTGATGAGCGCATCAAGACACTGGAGCTTCAGGCCCAGGATCGTGATGGCAACAAGGAGGTAGCCCTCGGCACCTCCAAGATC AACTACATTGATCCTCGCCTCACAGTggtcttctccaagaagttCGACGTTCCTATCGAAAAGTTCTTTTCCAAGACTCTTCGTGACAAGTTCCGATGGGCCATCAAgtctgttgaggatgaggatgactgGACCTTCTAA